The Oxyura jamaicensis isolate SHBP4307 breed ruddy duck chromosome 8, BPBGC_Ojam_1.0, whole genome shotgun sequence genome has a segment encoding these proteins:
- the LHX4 gene encoding LIM/homeobox protein Lhx4 produces the protein MMQSSALAAEGAVKGLPEILGVPVQQIPQCAGCNQHILDKFILKVLDRHWHSSCLKCADCQMQLADRCFARAGSVYCKEDFFKRFGTKCTACQQGIPPTQVVRKAQDFVYHLHCFACIICSRQLATGDEFYLMEDGRLVCKEDYETAKQNDDSEAGAKRPRTTITAKQLETLKNAYKNSPKPARHVREQLSSETGLDMRVVQVWFQNRRAKEKRLKKDAGRHRWGQFYKSVKRSRGGSKLEKESSAEDCGVSDSELSFREDQILSELGHTNRVYGTVGDVAGGQLMNGSFSMDGTGQSYQDLRDGSPYGLPQSPSSISSLPSHPPLLNGLDYAMDSGLGLVAHGAQGVSQTLRAMAGGGPTSDISTGSSVGYPDFPTSPASWLDDMDHPPF, from the exons aaatcCCCCAGTGCGCCGGCTGCAACCAGCACATCCTGGACAAGTTCATCCTGAAGGTGCTGGACCGGCActggcacagctcctgcctcaAGTGCGCCGACTGCCAGATGCAGCTGGCCGACCGCTGCTTCGCCCGCGCCGGCAGCGTCTACTGCAAGGAAGACTTCTTCAA GCGTTTCGGGACCAAATGCACGGCGTGCCAGCAGGGCATCCCCCCCACGCAGGTGGTGCGGAAAGCCCAGGACTTCGTCTACCACCTGCACTGCTTCGCCTGCATCATCTGCAGCCGGCAGCTGGCCACGGGCGACGAGTTCTACCTGATGGAGGACGGGAGGCTGGTGTGCAAGGAGGACTACGAGACCGCCAAGCAGAACG ATGACTCCGAGGCGGGGGCGAAGCGGCCCCGGACCACCATCACGGCCAAGCAGCTGGAGACGCTGAAGAACGCCTACAAGAACTCCCCCAAGCCAGCCCGGCACGTGCGGGAGCAGCTCTCCTCCGAGACGGGGCTGGACATGAGGGTGGTGCAG GTGTGGTTCCAGAACCGGCGGGCCAAGGAGAAGCGGCTGAAGAAGGACGCGGGGCGGCACCGCTGGGGGCAGTTCTACAAGAGCGTCAAGCGGAGCCGCGGGGGCAGCAAGCTGGAGAAGGAGAGCTCGGCCGAGGACTGCGGCGTCAGCGACAGCGAGCTCAGCTTCCGTG AAGACCAGATCCTCTCCGAGCTCGGCCACACCAACAGGGTTTACGGCACCGTCGGGGACGTGGCAGGCGGACAGTTGATGAACGGCAGCTTCTCCATGGATGGGACGGGACAGTCGTACCAGGACTTGCGGGACGGCAGCCCCTACGGGCTCCCCCAGTCGCCGTCGTCCATCTCGTCCCTGCCGTCCCACCCGCCCTTGCTCAACGGGCTGGACTACGCCATGGACAGCggcctggggctggtggcacacGGGGCGCAGGGGGTGAGTCAGACGCTGCGCGCCatggccgggggggggcccacCTCCGACATCTCCACGGGGAGCAGCGTCGGGTACCCAGACTTTCCCACCAGCCCGGCCTCCTGGCTGGACGACATGGATCACCCCCCCTTCTAA